Proteins encoded together in one Amblyomma americanum isolate KBUSLIRL-KWMA chromosome 1, ASM5285725v1, whole genome shotgun sequence window:
- the LOC144125919 gene encoding uncharacterized protein LOC144125919, whose product MQPLATPPLENWTKQAASAAPSSPTAPFASAIKQRHPPSAHCGLCGCATVRTANPLTFVMQVGVPYTLFAKKSSNYCLVQLPSPQCCFCLTVECVNVIRALLLLSGDVETNPGPPNTDAVLAELQKLSAGQRKLISEVQGLKNQLVTTDKTISALSERIANIETQFEVISTLRTEIETLQTSTARTTHQLSEIDTRLDYLENRSRRNNLVFYGLPDPNEKESYDQSEKIIQHCLDSLNLVIDPERAHRLGRHSIDRQRPIIVKLSAFKTKGVILSNGPKLKNTDFSIGEDFSRPVRNARKHLVAFARTKSGPFSLRYKTLHMGPKRYMFDQDTQTVKEIA is encoded by the exons atgcag cccctggcaacgccacctctcgaaaactggaccaaacaagcggcgtcggcggccccatcgtcaccgacagcaccgtttgcgtcagctataaaacagcgacacccaccttcggcacactgtgggctttgcggctgtgccactgtacggaccgctaatccgcttaccttcgtcatgcaggtcgGTGTTCCATATACTCTTTTTGCTAAGAAATCTAGTAATTATTGTctggtgcagctgccgagcccacagtgcTGCTTCTGCCTTACTGTTGAATGTGTCAATGTGATTCGTGCTTTACTATTACTATCGGGCGATGTTGAAACAAATCCGGGACCACCTAATACTGATGCTGTTTTGGCCGAACTGCAAAAGTTGAGCGCTGGTCAGAGAAAACTTATTTCTGAAGTCCAAGGCCTGAAAAATCAACTAGTAACAACAGATAAAACAATATCTGCCCTAAGCGAACGCATTGCGAATATTGAAACCCAATTTGAGGTAATTAGTACCCTGCGAACAGAAATCGAAACACTTCAAACCAGCACTGCTAGAACGACCCACCAGCTTTCCGAGATAGACACACGTCTGGATTATCTTGAGAACCGCTCAAGAAGAAACAATCTAGTATTCTATGGACTTCCCGACCCAAATGAGAAAGAATCATATGACCAATCAGAAAAAATAATCCAGCACTGCCTTGATAGCTTGAACCTCGTAATCGACCCAGAGCGCGCACACCGCCTTGGCCGTCACAGCATTGACCGCCAAAGACCTATAATAGTGAAGCTGTCTGCTTTCAAAACCAAAGGGGTCATTCTTTCGAATGGCCCTAAGCTTAAAAATACAGATTTCAGTATCGGCGAAGATTTTTCTCGGCCCGTCCGAAATgcacgaaaacaccttgtggctTTCGCCAGAACCAAGTCAGGACCCTTTTCCCTTCGATACAAAACGCTGCACATGGGACCAAAACGTTATATGTTTGACCAAGACACACAGACCGTGAAAGAAATCGCATAG